The Megachile rotundata isolate GNS110a chromosome 3, iyMegRotu1, whole genome shotgun sequence genome includes a window with the following:
- the DIP2 gene encoding disco-interacting protein 2 isoform X12, whose protein sequence is MAEFNIDIGKLPEDVREKLAELDLELSEGDITQKGYEKKRTRLLQQYASKQLGAENDGGGGGGGGGGGVCVLGITGVERTGYGSGGGVVGGIGLGVGVGVGVGVGGRPQPRARRTQRRVTHNEKRYHSGGRLVPGGIASPPGSGGSTGNTGNSNSAAARRGNRRLTRNESRYHSEVRQEAVQQALAAMQGRPKPSLPMPSKRTSVMARSPDRERRDSGESSSDEDSVVTEESPGAGGPTVNRGCSSSGVIHVGIAGTGLSDTSSTGSARDTPPPPRPPARRPPGADITDIAEYTPHAYCNIQPPDVTHTSNTPSAQQSTRRPGADRVNRYHVVEDQNNTGTTGRWKVSAKIQQLLNTLKRPKRRPLPEFYEDDDIELEIAANPKDPNAPKPEGGSMTSAVGETSSVAAGLPRSLEAAIQRYGSASYKAPVATVLDPNGKLCVTLTYGKLLSRSHKIAYTLLNKALSRGGDCCLKPGDRIALVYPNNDPISFMCAFYGCLQAGIVPVPIEVPLTRRDAGSQQIGFLLGSCGIQVALTSEACLKGLPKTAAGEVVAFKGWPKLHWFVTEHLGKTPKDWLPPPRLTDDTPAYIEYTTDKDGSVMGVTVTRSAMLAHCRALTQACGYTEGENAVCVLDFKREVGLWHSTLTSVLNGMHVIFIPYALMKVNPASWMQMITKHRASVAVVKSRDLHWGLLATKDHKDISLSSLRLLLVADGANPWSLSSCDQFLSVFQSKGLRPDAVCPCASSSEALTVSVRRPGRAGVNATGRGVLSMSGLSYGVVRVDQENSLTSLTLQDCGQVMPGSIVVVIKMEGQPFICKTDEVGEICVHSSATGNQYWGLQGLTNNTFKVSPLQADGTPLGDVEYTRSGLLGFLGPGGLVFVCGSRDGLMTVTGRKHNADDIIATVLAVEPMKFIYRGRIAVFSVRVLRDERICVVAEQRPDCSEEESFQWMSRVLQAVDSIHAVGIYCLALVPPNHLPKTPLGGIHLSETKRRFLEGTLHPANVLLCPHTCVTNLPKPREVHSAGDSVADVGPASVMVGNIVQGNRLASAQGRDMGVLDEDSDNAKKYQFISEILRWRAVSTSDHVIFTSLNAKGAVATSLSCSQLHKKAERIGNLLLDRGRINTGDHVALIFPPGTDLICAFYGCLYVGAVPVTIRPPHPQNLQTTLPTVRMIVDVSKSVLVLTNQNILKLLKTKEANNVVDIKSWPTILDMDDMPKKKLPVMYRAPTAEMLAYLDFSVSTTGMLAGIKMSHAAVTSLCRAMKLACELYPSRHIALCLDPYSGLGFALWCLSSIYSGHHSILIPPSEVEANPALWLSAVSQSRVRDTFCSYGVMELCTKGLGSSVHALKARGVSLACVRTCVVVAEERPRIALTTSFSKLFSALGLSPRAVSTSFGCRVNTAICLQGASSPEPSTVYVDLRALRNDRVSLVERGSPHSLCLMESGKLLPGVKVIIANPETKGQCGDSHLGEIWVQSAHNASGYFTIYGDESDYADHFNARLVTGNTNEVYARTGYLGFLRRTESVQQSVISDVPGDTSAAEADLVPGDAELHDAVFVVGALDEAILLRGMRYHPIDIENSVMRCHKKIAECAVFTWTNLLVVVVELDGSESEALDLVALVTSAVLEEHHLVVGVVVVVDPGVVPINSRGEKQRMHLRDGFLADQLDPIYVAYNM, encoded by the exons GGGACATTACACAGAAGGGCTACGAAAAGAAACGGACACGTCTACTTCAGCAGTATGCCTCGAAGCAGCTGG GGGCTGAAAACgacggaggaggaggaggaggaggaggtggtGGAGGTGTCTGCGTCCTCGGTATCACAGGGGTCGAGAGAACGGGTTATGGAAGCGGTGGTGGTGTCGTTGGGGGTATTGGCTTGGGTGTCGGCGTCGGCGTCGGTGTCGGCGTCGGTGGCCGACCACAGCCGCGTGCACGTCGCACGCAACGTCGTGTCACGCACAACGAGAAGCGCTATCATTCAG GAGGCCGGCTAGTACCTGGCGGGATTGCCAGTCCCCCGGGATCTGGCGGCTCCACCGGAAACACCGGGAACTCGAACTCGGCGGCTGCGAGACGCGGCAATCGCAGACTGACGCGCAATGAGAGCCGCTATCATTCCG AGGTGCGCCAGGAGGCGGTGCAGCAAGCATTGGCAGCGATGCAGGGTCGTCCGAAGCCATCGTTGCCTATGCCGTCGAAGAGAACCTCCGTAATGGCCAGGAGTCCGGATCGCGAACGACGCGACAGCGGAGAATCGAGCAGCGACGAGGATAGCGTGGTCACCGAGGAAAGTCCCGGTGCTGGTGGTCCAACAG TTAATAGAGGTTGTTCGTCATCCGGAGTGATCCACGTCGGAATTGCAGGCACTGGACTGTCGGACACCAGCAGCACCGGTTCAGCGCGAGACACGCCTCCGCCTCCAAGACCACCGGCTAGGAGACCTCCTGGTGCGGACATCACGGACATCGCGGAATATACGCCTCATGCGTACTGCAACATCCAGCCTCCGGACGTGACGCACACCAGCAACACACCGTCTGCGCAGCAGTCGACTAGGCGACCTGGCGCCGATCGGGTCAATCGTTACCACGTGGTCGAGGATCAGAACAATACAGGAACTACCGGTCGCTGGAAGGTATCCGCGAAGATTCAACAGTTGCTCAACACCCTGAAACGACCGAAGCGGCGGCCGTTGCCCGAGTTCTACGAAGACGACGATATAGAATTAGAGATTGCAGCTAATCCAAAGGATCCTAATGCTCCTAAACCGGAGGGTGGTTCTATGACATCCGCGGTCGGTGAAACATCGTCCGTGGCTGCGGGCTTACCCAGGTCCCTCGAGGCTGCTATACAAAG GTACGGTTCAGCATCGTACAAAGCACCAGTAGCAACCGTTCTCGATCCGAACGGCAAACTTTGCGTAACACTGACCTATGGAAAACTTCTGAGTCGTTCTCACAAAATAGCCTATACGCTGCTAAACAAGGCTCTAAGTCGTGGCGGCGATTGCTGTCTGAAACCAGGAGATCGGATCGCTCTGGTCTATCCGAACAACGACCCGATTAGCTTCATGTGCGCCTTTTACGGTTGCCTTCAGGCTGGCATTGTACCTGTGCCGATCGAAGTTCCGCTAACGCGTCGAGACGCGGGCTCCCAGCAAATTGGTTTCCTCCTAGGAAGTTGCGGAATTcag GTGGCGTTGACGAGCGAGGCTTGCCTAAAAGGCCTTCCAAAGACGGCGGCCGGTGAAGTGGTGGCTTTCAAAGGTTGGCCGAAACTTCATTGGTTCGTCACCGAACATTTGGGTAAGACCCCGAAAGATTGGCTACCACCGCCTCGATTAACCGACGACACCCCGGCGTACATCGAATACACGACTGACAAGGATGGCTCGGTGATGGGAGTGACGGTGACCAGGTCGGCGATGTTGGCCCATTGTCGAGCTCTGACTCAAGCCTGCGGTTACACGGAGGGAGAGAATGCCGTGTGCGTGTTGGACTTCAAACGAGAGGTCGGCCTTTGGCACAGCACCTTGACCAGCGTTCTGAATGGCATGCACGTGATCTTTATCCCGTACGCACTGATGAAAGTGAATCCAGCGAGCTGGATGCAGATGATCACGAAACATCGCGCCAGCGTGGCCGTGGTCAAGTCGCGAGATCTTCATTGGGGTCTACTGGCGACCAAGGATCACAAGGACATTTCTTTGTCATCGTTAAGGCTGCTGTTGGTCGCTGACGGCGCGAATCCGTGGTCTCTGTCATCCTGCGACCAGTTTCTCTCGGTATTCCAGTCTAAAGGCTTGCGACCAGATGCCGTGTGTCCTTGCGCATCTTCTAGCGAGGCTCTGACCGTTTCTGTCAGGAGGCCAGGACGCGCTGGAGTGAACGCTACCGGGCGTGGTGTTCTTTCCATGTCTGGACTGAGTTACGGAGTCGTAAGGGTGGATCAGGAGAACTCGCTAACTTCTTTGACGCTTCAAGACTGCGGCCAAGTCATGCCTGGAA GTATCGTGGTCGTGATCAAGATGGAAGGTCAGCCGTTCATTTGTAAAACCGACGAAGTAGGCGAAATCTGCGTCCACAGTTCAGCGACTGGCAATCAGTATTGGGGATTGCAGGGGTTGACAAATAATACGTTTAAAGTGTCGCCTCTGCAAGCCGATGGTACTCCTCTCGGTGACGTGGAGTACACTCGTTCTGGTCTATTGGGTTTCCTGGGTCCTGGTGGCCTGGTGTTCGTTTGTGGATCTCGCGACGGTCTCATGACCGTTACCGGAAGGAAACACAACGCCGATGATATCATCGCTACGGTACTGGCTGTAGAACCGATGAAGTTCATTTACCGTGGTAGGATAGCCGTCTTCAGCGTCCGCGTTTTGAGAGATGAAAGAATATGCGTCGTTGCGGAACAACGACCCGATTGCAGCGAAGAAGAA AGTTTCCAATGGATGTCTCGAGTCCTTCAGGCTGTGGATTCCATTCACGCGGTTGGCATATACTGTTTAGCGCTAGTACCACCGAACCACCTTCCAAAAACACCCTTGGGCGGTATTCATCTGTCGGAAACAAAACGACGTTTCCTAGAGGGTACTCTACACCCGGCTAACGTTCTACTTTGTCCGCATACTTGCGTTACCAATCTACCGAAACCACGCGAAGTCCATTCAG CGGGGGATTCTGTTGCAGACGTTGGTCCGGCCAGTGTGATGGTGGGCAACATTGTTCAGGGTAATAGATTGGCTTCTGCTCAAGGACGTGACATGGGTGTATTGGACGAGGACAGTGATAACGCGAAAAAG TATCAGTTCATCTCGGAGATTCTTCGATGGCGTGCCGTCAGTACCTCCGACCATGTGATCTTCACGTCGCTCAACGCCAAAGGAGCAGTAGCAACATCTTTATCTTGTTCGCAATTACACAAGAAGGCTGAACGAATCGGCAATCTTTTGTTAGATCGCGGAAGAATCAATACCGGAGATCATGTGGCGTTAATATTTCCACCTGGCACAGACTTGATATGCGCGTTCTATGGTTGTCTATATGTTGGAGCTGTGCCAGTTACGATCAGGCCACCTCATCCGCAAAACCTTCAAACCACTCTGCCAACCGTTCGCATGATCGTGGACGTCAGTAAGTCTGTGCTCGTGCTTACGAATCAGAATATCCTGAAACTTCTGAAAACGAAG GAAGCGAACAACGTTGTCGACATTAAGAGCTGGCCGACGATTCTCGATATGGATGACATGCCAAAGAAGAAGCTACCTGTTATGTATCGGGCGCCTACGGCGGAGATGCTAGCTTACCTAGACTTCAGCGTCTCGACGACGGGAATGTTAGCAGGAATTAAAATGTCTCACGCAGCAGTGACGTCTCTATGCCGTGCCATGAAACTAGCCTGCGAACTATATCCATCCAGGCACATCGCTCTGTGTTTAGATCCCTATTCCGGATTAGGATTCGCTCTATGGTGTCTGAGCAGTATATACAGTGGTCATCATTCCATACTTATACCACCATCAGAG gTGGAAGCCAATCCAGCGTTGTGGCTGTCGGCGGTTAGTCAGTCCAGAGTAAGGGACACGTTTTGCTCTTACGGTGTAATGGAACTGTGCACGAAGGGGCTGGGTTCCTCCGTTCACGCTCTGAAAGCTAGAGGTGTTAGTTTAGCGTGTGTTAGAACGTGTGTAGTCGTCGCCGAAGAGAGGCCACGAATCGCTCTCACCACGAGCTTTAGCAAACTCTTCTCGGCTTTGGGACTTAGTCCACGTGCCGTATCGACTTCCTTCGGGTGTAGAGTAAACACGGCGATTTGTCTACAG GGTGCATCCAGTCCAGAACCATCAACGGTATACGTTGACCTTCGCGCGTTGCGCAACGACCGAGTATCTCTGGTCGAAAGAGGTAGTCCACATTCTCTGTGTCTGATGGAATCAGGAAAGTTACTTCCCGGAGTGAAAGTGATCATCGCCAATCCCGAAACAAAAGGACAGTGCGGTGATTCTCATTTGGGCGAAATCTGGGTACAGTCGGCTCACAATGCCAGTGGTTACTTCACGATATACGGCGATGAAAGCGATTACGCGGACCACTTTAACGCCCGTCTAGTAACAGGAAACACGAATGAGGTGTACGCTAGGACTGGTTATCTCGGTTTCTTAAGACGTACCGAGAGCGTTCAACAGTCAGTTATCAGTGACGTTCCCGGTGATACTTCCGCCGCGGAAGCGGATCTCGTTCCCGGTGATGCCGAATTACACGACGCCGTGTTCGTTGTTGGCGCCCTCGACGAGGCTATACTACTCAGAGGAATGCGGTACCATCCTATCGACATCGAGAATAGTGTAATGAGGTGTCACAAGAAGATAGCGGAATG TGCCGTATTTACATGGACCAATCTGCTGGTAGTGGTGGTAGAGCTCGACGGAAGCGAGAGCGAAGCATTAGATCTCGTTGCATTGGTTACCAGCGCCGTTCTCGAAGAGCATCACCTGGTAGTCGGTGTGGTGGTCGTCGTGGACCCCGGAGTAGTCCCGATAAATTCTCGTGGCGAGAAGCAACGGATGCATTTGCGGGACGGTTTCCTGGCGGATCAGTTAGATCCCATCTACGTGGCGTATAACATGTGA
- the DIP2 gene encoding disco-interacting protein 2 isoform X11, with amino-acid sequence MRPLSFENLRRLVGRKKDRNEPSFKRSESFKRISIRKSYLDRGKRRNKLQKSLEPTIPPTIDTNLNEKPVEKSIIKDQKPKKLQDDTLTRESISYDEWLQGVSSSSREKLDQVHREQQQNKQNRQHGLAKSKVNKFQKQNDADHVAEDLKVLELDGSPVLHSKSFKISNETIQEKSGSQQDILQIQEPSVEGPPSVSISLGRIWRDAVPVPFPSPSGPSVHHSLDSALKERKPQPTVARTVSAPEKSVAGKDASSAFGFSLRIARLADFRAGGTRNGFFNRRKHKPSPSVSGEGYFKRTNASRRSSSRRHGKRASQKTKKPSRPPRSNSPVWFVPPERRRSRRQRRVWREIRYFPETVMPVVEKIDEWSSNLSDDQFDDAKLLLSGDFNDRREGGSNSLVSSSLGSFSATSSSSSACRPPKISDFNEDKLFSEELRNNGVLARRTTWRPITSNYFASNQFLSFLSKGSSNLVHGKEKSRADSLMYYRCLSSSDSETEDESNRFDVDRRKNSHVIHRQQQLKRQRSGVRRRPLRRKSQLRKATSGQPVFLVRKCSSLRKRPRDITQKGYEKKRTRLLQQYASKQLGTGLSDTSSTGSARDTPPPPRPPARRPPGADITDIAEYTPHAYCNIQPPDVTHTSNTPSAQQSTRRPGADRVNRYHVVEDQNNTGTTGRWKVSAKIQQLLNTLKRPKRRPLPEFYEDDDIELEIAANPKDPNAPKPEGGSMTSAVGETSSVAAGLPRSLEAAIQRYGSASYKAPVATVLDPNGKLCVTLTYGKLLSRSHKIAYTLLNKALSRGGDCCLKPGDRIALVYPNNDPISFMCAFYGCLQAGIVPVPIEVPLTRRDAGSQQIGFLLGSCGIQVALTSEACLKGLPKTAAGEVVAFKGWPKLHWFVTEHLGKTPKDWLPPPRLTDDTPAYIEYTTDKDGSVMGVTVTRSAMLAHCRALTQACGYTEGENAVCVLDFKREVGLWHSTLTSVLNGMHVIFIPYALMKVNPASWMQMITKHRASVAVVKSRDLHWGLLATKDHKDISLSSLRLLLVADGANPWSLSSCDQFLSVFQSKGLRPDAVCPCASSSEALTVSVRRPGRAGVNATGRGVLSMSGLSYGVVRVDQENSLTSLTLQDCGQVMPGSIVVVIKMEGQPFICKTDEVGEICVHSSATGNQYWGLQGLTNNTFKVSPLQADGTPLGDVEYTRSGLLGFLGPGGLVFVCGSRDGLMTVTGRKHNADDIIATVLAVEPMKFIYRGRIAVFSVRVLRDERICVVAEQRPDCSEEESFQWMSRVLQAVDSIHAVGIYCLALVPPNHLPKTPLGGIHLSETKRRFLEGTLHPANVLLCPHTCVTNLPKPREVHSAGDSVADVGPASVMVGNIVQGNRLASAQGRDMGVLDEDSDNAKKYQFISEILRWRAVSTSDHVIFTSLNAKGAVATSLSCSQLHKKAERIGNLLLDRGRINTGDHVALIFPPGTDLICAFYGCLYVGAVPVTIRPPHPQNLQTTLPTVRMIVDVSKSVLVLTNQNILKLLKTKEANNVVDIKSWPTILDMDDMPKKKLPVMYRAPTAEMLAYLDFSVSTTGMLAGIKMSHAAVTSLCRAMKLACELYPSRHIALCLDPYSGLGFALWCLSSIYSGHHSILIPPSEVEANPALWLSAVSQSRVRDTFCSYGVMELCTKGLGSSVHALKARGVSLACVRTCVVVAEERPRIALTTSFSKLFSALGLSPRAVSTSFGCRVNTAICLQGASSPEPSTVYVDLRALRNDRVSLVERGSPHSLCLMESGKLLPGVKVIIANPETKGQCGDSHLGEIWVQSAHNASGYFTIYGDESDYADHFNARLVTGNTNEVYARTGYLGFLRRTESVQQSVISDVPGDTSAAEADLVPGDAELHDAVFVVGALDEAILLRGMRYHPIDIENSVMRCHKKIAECAVFTWTNLLVVVVELDGSESEALDLVALVTSAVLEEHHLVVGVVVVVDPGVVPINSRGEKQRMHLRDGFLADQLDPIYVAYNM; translated from the exons ATGAGACCGTTGTCTTTCGAGAACTTGAGGAGGCTCGTGGGTCGCAAGAAGGACCGTAACGAGCCGTCCTTCAAGCGCAGCGAGTCCTTCAAGAGGATATCGATAAGGAAAAGCTACCTGGACCGGGGGAAACGTCGCAACAAGCTCCAGAAAAGCTTGGAACCGACTATCCCTCCTACCATCGATACAAACTTGAACGAGAAACCGGTCGAGAAGAGTATCATTAAGGATCAGAAGCCGAAGAAACTTCAGGATGACACCTTGACTCGCGAGTCCATCAGCTACGACGAATGGTTGCAAGGTGTCAGTTCGTCGTCTCGAGAGAAACTCGACCAGGTGCACCGGGAGCAACAGCAGAATAAGCAGAACAGGCAGCACGGTTTGGCAAAGAGCAAAGTTAACAAGTTTCAAAAGCAGAACGACGCTGATCACGTGGCTGAGGATTTGAAGGTTCTCGAGCTCGATGGATCGCCGGTGTTGCACTCGAAATCGTTCAAAATCTCGAACGAGACTATTCAGGAGAAAAGCGGCAGCCAGCAGGACATTCTGCAGATTCAGGAACCTTCCGTCGAAGGACCTCCTAGCGTTAGCATCAGTCTGGGAAGGATCTGGAGGGACGCGGTACCGGTACCGTTTCCTTCGCCTTCTGGACCGTCGGTTCACCACTCTTTGGACAGTGCTTTGAAGGAGAGGAAACCTCAGCCGACCGTGGCGAGGACGGTGTCCGCTCCGGAGAAGAGTGTCGCTGGCAAGGATGCCTCGTCCGCGTTTGGTTTTTCACTCAGGATCGCTAGGCTGGCTGATTTTCGAGCAGG GGGTACGAGAAACGGTTTTTTCAACCGGAGAAAACACAAACCGTCTCCTAGCGTGAGCGGCGAGGGTTACTTCAAACGAACGAACGCTTCGAGACGGTCCAGTTCTCGACGTCACGGAAAACGTGCCTCGCAGAAGACGAAGAAACCTTCTCGTCCACCGAGATCGAACAGCCCCGTGTGGTTCGTTCCGCCGGAAAGACGTCGATCGAGACGTCAGCGACGAGTATGGCGAGAGATCAGATACTTTCCTGAAACAGTGATGCCGGTGGTGGAGAAAATCGACGAATGGTCATCGAATCTATCGGACGATCAATTCGACGACGCGAAATTATTGCTGTCCGGAGACTTCAACGACAGGCGGGAAGGTGGATCGAACTCTTTAGTCTCGTCTTCTTTGGGCTCGTTCTCCGCCACTTCGTCCTCCTCGTCAGCCTGCAGACCACCAAAGATCAGCGACTTCAACGAGGACAAACTGTTCTCGGAAGAGCTGAGGAACAACGGTGTTCTAGCTCGGAGAACCACATGGAGGCCCATCACATCCAACTACTTCGCGAGTAATCAGTTCCTGAGCTTTCTATCGAAAGGCTCGAGCAACCTCGTCCACGGGAAGGAGAAGTCGAGGGCGGATTCGTTGATGTATTATAGGTGTTTGTCGTCCAGCGATAGCGAGACCGAAGATGAATCGAACAGGTTCGACGTCGATCGAAGGAAGAACTCGCACGTTATACACAGGCAGCAACAATTGAAGAGACAAAGATCTGGAGTCAGGAGAAGACCGCTCAGACGAAAATCGCAGCTTCGAAAGGCTACGTCTGGACAACCCGTGTTCCTAGTAAGGAAGTGCTCGTCCTTGAGGAAGAGACCCA GGGACATTACACAGAAGGGCTACGAAAAGAAACGGACACGTCTACTTCAGCAGTATGCCTCGAAGCAGCTGG GCACTGGACTGTCGGACACCAGCAGCACCGGTTCAGCGCGAGACACGCCTCCGCCTCCAAGACCACCGGCTAGGAGACCTCCTGGTGCGGACATCACGGACATCGCGGAATATACGCCTCATGCGTACTGCAACATCCAGCCTCCGGACGTGACGCACACCAGCAACACACCGTCTGCGCAGCAGTCGACTAGGCGACCTGGCGCCGATCGGGTCAATCGTTACCACGTGGTCGAGGATCAGAACAATACAGGAACTACCGGTCGCTGGAAGGTATCCGCGAAGATTCAACAGTTGCTCAACACCCTGAAACGACCGAAGCGGCGGCCGTTGCCCGAGTTCTACGAAGACGACGATATAGAATTAGAGATTGCAGCTAATCCAAAGGATCCTAATGCTCCTAAACCGGAGGGTGGTTCTATGACATCCGCGGTCGGTGAAACATCGTCCGTGGCTGCGGGCTTACCCAGGTCCCTCGAGGCTGCTATACAAAG GTACGGTTCAGCATCGTACAAAGCACCAGTAGCAACCGTTCTCGATCCGAACGGCAAACTTTGCGTAACACTGACCTATGGAAAACTTCTGAGTCGTTCTCACAAAATAGCCTATACGCTGCTAAACAAGGCTCTAAGTCGTGGCGGCGATTGCTGTCTGAAACCAGGAGATCGGATCGCTCTGGTCTATCCGAACAACGACCCGATTAGCTTCATGTGCGCCTTTTACGGTTGCCTTCAGGCTGGCATTGTACCTGTGCCGATCGAAGTTCCGCTAACGCGTCGAGACGCGGGCTCCCAGCAAATTGGTTTCCTCCTAGGAAGTTGCGGAATTcag GTGGCGTTGACGAGCGAGGCTTGCCTAAAAGGCCTTCCAAAGACGGCGGCCGGTGAAGTGGTGGCTTTCAAAGGTTGGCCGAAACTTCATTGGTTCGTCACCGAACATTTGGGTAAGACCCCGAAAGATTGGCTACCACCGCCTCGATTAACCGACGACACCCCGGCGTACATCGAATACACGACTGACAAGGATGGCTCGGTGATGGGAGTGACGGTGACCAGGTCGGCGATGTTGGCCCATTGTCGAGCTCTGACTCAAGCCTGCGGTTACACGGAGGGAGAGAATGCCGTGTGCGTGTTGGACTTCAAACGAGAGGTCGGCCTTTGGCACAGCACCTTGACCAGCGTTCTGAATGGCATGCACGTGATCTTTATCCCGTACGCACTGATGAAAGTGAATCCAGCGAGCTGGATGCAGATGATCACGAAACATCGCGCCAGCGTGGCCGTGGTCAAGTCGCGAGATCTTCATTGGGGTCTACTGGCGACCAAGGATCACAAGGACATTTCTTTGTCATCGTTAAGGCTGCTGTTGGTCGCTGACGGCGCGAATCCGTGGTCTCTGTCATCCTGCGACCAGTTTCTCTCGGTATTCCAGTCTAAAGGCTTGCGACCAGATGCCGTGTGTCCTTGCGCATCTTCTAGCGAGGCTCTGACCGTTTCTGTCAGGAGGCCAGGACGCGCTGGAGTGAACGCTACCGGGCGTGGTGTTCTTTCCATGTCTGGACTGAGTTACGGAGTCGTAAGGGTGGATCAGGAGAACTCGCTAACTTCTTTGACGCTTCAAGACTGCGGCCAAGTCATGCCTGGAA GTATCGTGGTCGTGATCAAGATGGAAGGTCAGCCGTTCATTTGTAAAACCGACGAAGTAGGCGAAATCTGCGTCCACAGTTCAGCGACTGGCAATCAGTATTGGGGATTGCAGGGGTTGACAAATAATACGTTTAAAGTGTCGCCTCTGCAAGCCGATGGTACTCCTCTCGGTGACGTGGAGTACACTCGTTCTGGTCTATTGGGTTTCCTGGGTCCTGGTGGCCTGGTGTTCGTTTGTGGATCTCGCGACGGTCTCATGACCGTTACCGGAAGGAAACACAACGCCGATGATATCATCGCTACGGTACTGGCTGTAGAACCGATGAAGTTCATTTACCGTGGTAGGATAGCCGTCTTCAGCGTCCGCGTTTTGAGAGATGAAAGAATATGCGTCGTTGCGGAACAACGACCCGATTGCAGCGAAGAAGAA AGTTTCCAATGGATGTCTCGAGTCCTTCAGGCTGTGGATTCCATTCACGCGGTTGGCATATACTGTTTAGCGCTAGTACCACCGAACCACCTTCCAAAAACACCCTTGGGCGGTATTCATCTGTCGGAAACAAAACGACGTTTCCTAGAGGGTACTCTACACCCGGCTAACGTTCTACTTTGTCCGCATACTTGCGTTACCAATCTACCGAAACCACGCGAAGTCCATTCAG CGGGGGATTCTGTTGCAGACGTTGGTCCGGCCAGTGTGATGGTGGGCAACATTGTTCAGGGTAATAGATTGGCTTCTGCTCAAGGACGTGACATGGGTGTATTGGACGAGGACAGTGATAACGCGAAAAAG TATCAGTTCATCTCGGAGATTCTTCGATGGCGTGCCGTCAGTACCTCCGACCATGTGATCTTCACGTCGCTCAACGCCAAAGGAGCAGTAGCAACATCTTTATCTTGTTCGCAATTACACAAGAAGGCTGAACGAATCGGCAATCTTTTGTTAGATCGCGGAAGAATCAATACCGGAGATCATGTGGCGTTAATATTTCCACCTGGCACAGACTTGATATGCGCGTTCTATGGTTGTCTATATGTTGGAGCTGTGCCAGTTACGATCAGGCCACCTCATCCGCAAAACCTTCAAACCACTCTGCCAACCGTTCGCATGATCGTGGACGTCAGTAAGTCTGTGCTCGTGCTTACGAATCAGAATATCCTGAAACTTCTGAAAACGAAG GAAGCGAACAACGTTGTCGACATTAAGAGCTGGCCGACGATTCTCGATATGGATGACATGCCAAAGAAGAAGCTACCTGTTATGTATCGGGCGCCTACGGCGGAGATGCTAGCTTACCTAGACTTCAGCGTCTCGACGACGGGAATGTTAGCAGGAATTAAAATGTCTCACGCAGCAGTGACGTCTCTATGCCGTGCCATGAAACTAGCCTGCGAACTATATCCATCCAGGCACATCGCTCTGTGTTTAGATCCCTATTCCGGATTAGGATTCGCTCTATGGTGTCTGAGCAGTATATACAGTGGTCATCATTCCATACTTATACCACCATCAGAG gTGGAAGCCAATCCAGCGTTGTGGCTGTCGGCGGTTAGTCAGTCCAGAGTAAGGGACACGTTTTGCTCTTACGGTGTAATGGAACTGTGCACGAAGGGGCTGGGTTCCTCCGTTCACGCTCTGAAAGCTAGAGGTGTTAGTTTAGCGTGTGTTAGAACGTGTGTAGTCGTCGCCGAAGAGAGGCCACGAATCGCTCTCACCACGAGCTTTAGCAAACTCTTCTCGGCTTTGGGACTTAGTCCACGTGCCGTATCGACTTCCTTCGGGTGTAGAGTAAACACGGCGATTTGTCTACAG GGTGCATCCAGTCCAGAACCATCAACGGTATACGTTGACCTTCGCGCGTTGCGCAACGACCGAGTATCTCTGGTCGAAAGAGGTAGTCCACATTCTCTGTGTCTGATGGAATCAGGAAAGTTACTTCCCGGAGTGAAAGTGATCATCGCCAATCCCGAAACAAAAGGACAGTGCGGTGATTCTCATTTGGGCGAAATCTGGGTACAGTCGGCTCACAATGCCAGTGGTTACTTCACGATATACGGCGATGAAAGCGATTACGCGGACCACTTTAACGCCCGTCTAGTAACAGGAAACACGAATGAGGTGTACGCTAGGACTGGTTATCTCGGTTTCTTAAGACGTACCGAGAGCGTTCAACAGTCAGTTATCAGTGACGTTCCCGGTGATACTTCCGCCGCGGAAGCGGATCTCGTTCCCGGTGATGCCGAATTACACGACGCCGTGTTCGTTGTTGGCGCCCTCGACGAGGCTATACTACTCAGAGGAATGCGGTACCATCCTATCGACATCGAGAATAGTGTAATGAGGTGTCACAAGAAGATAGCGGAATG TGCCGTATTTACATGGACCAATCTGCTGGTAGTGGTGGTAGAGCTCGACGGAAGCGAGAGCGAAGCATTAGATCTCGTTGCATTGGTTACCAGCGCCGTTCTCGAAGAGCATCACCTGGTAGTCGGTGTGGTGGTCGTCGTGGACCCCGGAGTAGTCCCGATAAATTCTCGTGGCGAGAAGCAACGGATGCATTTGCGGGACGGTTTCCTGGCGGATCAGTTAGATCCCATCTACGTGGCGTATAACATGTGA